In Gemmatimonadaceae bacterium, the following proteins share a genomic window:
- a CDS encoding Wzz/FepE/Etk N-terminal domain-containing protein: protein MSATTAADTIDLADVGRALRRGWQAIVLFVVLGALAAVAVIVFAPPKFGGEASLVLKTGGDAGASVLSRLSGGLSDAGGMLSGALKSPIETEIAILDSRAVAGRVVDSLLLQARVVEPRGTPTNRLVASYALAPSFAPRKYTFTRAGDGSYLAVTKGDSAKLMPGVPGKLAIGQVTLMPGVTAPSLQLEFRDHEDAIARLTKHLSIDKAGGEVAKIGYQGDDSISAAAVPNALVAIYLARRTTTDRGVNQHRVEFLEAKADSASRELAAAEQALRRQQEASGVIDPQVVGKLELERAVQLRGALTEIRVEDGAIKQLMQQVKSGTIRPRDLGAYPAFLKSAGVNELLSQLTQVETDRYKLLESRTEKDPEVIALTQSSKSLEGQMVAMAQTYATSLERQEADYQTELDGLTQKIAGLPAVSQSGLRLQRDVLRLGTIYAGIQAQLVGARLAAIEEGGDVRALDVATVPRKPAFPDPVKTAGFGIGGGLGAGLVAALLLGLLGRWMQDPRQVEQTTGFPALRFDSAIPLFIGTDTAQTILVLPIDPRARAEPVARQIAQTALARSMSATVLDLSSLDVAAQPLRLSATSNGNTNGGNGAIDVNASIERLEQEHSLVVVQLPSLGSAATIAALRRSRPVVLVVPERRIDRAELMGAVQTLKRLDMPCAGIVLSGNANGALAN from the coding sequence ATGAGCGCAACGACCGCCGCCGACACGATCGATCTTGCCGACGTCGGTCGCGCGCTGCGACGCGGCTGGCAGGCCATCGTGCTCTTCGTGGTGCTGGGCGCGCTGGCCGCCGTCGCCGTCATCGTCTTCGCGCCGCCGAAGTTCGGCGGCGAAGCGAGTCTCGTGCTGAAAACCGGCGGCGACGCGGGCGCATCCGTGCTGTCGCGCTTGAGCGGCGGCCTGAGTGACGCGGGCGGCATGTTGTCCGGGGCGCTCAAGTCGCCGATCGAAACGGAGATCGCGATTCTCGACAGCCGCGCCGTCGCGGGGCGCGTGGTCGATTCGCTGCTGCTTCAGGCGCGCGTCGTCGAGCCCCGTGGCACACCGACCAATCGGCTCGTTGCGTCCTACGCGCTCGCGCCCTCGTTTGCGCCGCGGAAGTACACGTTCACGCGCGCGGGCGATGGCAGCTATCTCGCCGTGACGAAAGGCGACAGCGCGAAGCTCATGCCGGGGGTGCCGGGCAAGCTCGCCATCGGTCAGGTGACGTTGATGCCGGGAGTCACCGCCCCCTCGCTCCAGCTCGAGTTTCGCGATCACGAGGATGCGATCGCGCGGCTCACGAAGCATCTGTCGATCGACAAGGCGGGCGGTGAAGTCGCCAAGATCGGCTATCAGGGCGACGACTCGATCAGCGCCGCGGCGGTTCCGAACGCGCTCGTCGCCATCTATCTCGCGCGCCGCACGACGACGGATCGCGGAGTCAATCAGCATCGCGTCGAGTTTCTCGAGGCGAAAGCGGATAGCGCGTCGCGCGAGCTCGCGGCGGCAGAGCAGGCGCTGCGCCGGCAGCAGGAAGCGAGCGGTGTGATCGACCCGCAGGTCGTCGGCAAGCTCGAGCTCGAACGCGCCGTGCAACTTCGCGGCGCGCTCACCGAGATCCGCGTCGAGGACGGCGCCATCAAGCAGTTGATGCAGCAGGTGAAGAGCGGCACCATTCGCCCACGTGATCTCGGCGCCTATCCCGCGTTCTTGAAAAGCGCCGGCGTGAACGAGTTGCTCAGCCAACTGACGCAGGTCGAGACCGACCGCTACAAGCTGCTCGAGAGCCGCACCGAAAAAGATCCCGAAGTCATTGCGCTCACGCAGAGCAGCAAGAGTCTCGAAGGGCAGATGGTGGCGATGGCGCAGACGTATGCCACGTCGCTCGAGCGGCAGGAAGCGGACTACCAGACCGAGCTGGATGGACTCACGCAGAAGATCGCCGGACTGCCCGCGGTGTCGCAGTCGGGCCTGCGGTTGCAGCGCGACGTGTTGCGTCTCGGAACGATCTACGCCGGCATTCAAGCGCAGCTCGTCGGCGCGCGACTCGCGGCGATCGAGGAAGGCGGCGACGTGCGTGCGCTCGACGTCGCGACGGTGCCGCGCAAGCCGGCGTTCCCGGACCCGGTAAAGACGGCGGGATTCGGGATCGGCGGCGGTCTTGGCGCCGGTCTCGTGGCAGCACTTCTTCTCGGCTTGCTCGGACGCTGGATGCAGGATCCGCGTCAGGTCGAACAGACGACGGGCTTTCCGGCGCTGCGGTTCGATTCGGCGATTCCGCTCTTCATCGGTACCGACACGGCGCAGACGATTCTCGTATTGCCGATCGATCCGCGCGCGCGCGCGGAGCCGGTGGCGCGGCAGATCGCACAAACGGCGCTCGCCCGCTCGATGTCGGCGACGGTGCTCGACCTCTCGTCGCTCGACGTTGCGGCGCAGCCGCTGCGCTTGAGCGCCACCTCGAACGGCAACACCAACGGCGGGAATGGCGCTATCGACGTGAACGCATCGATCGAGCGCCTCGAGCAGGAGCACTCGCTCGTCGTCGTGCAGCTGCCGAGTCTCGGATCGGCGGCGACGATCGCGGCGCTCAGGCGCTCGCGGCCCGTCGTGCTCGTGGTGCCCGAACGGCGCATCGATCGCGCGGAGCTCATGGGTGCGGTGCAAACGCTCAAACGTCTCGACATGCCGTGCGCCGGCATCGTGCTGAGCGGAAACGCCAATGGCGCTCTCGCGAACTGA
- a CDS encoding polysaccharide biosynthesis/export family protein: MVIATLAMGSAAHPAPLGAQQPAQQGDSVSAAVRRAANALVQPGDRVWLHVWREPKLSDTVTVDERGQVLLPKIGVVNASSMSIAAFRDTVRGRFAEFFHDSPIDLIVLRRIAVNGAVNRPNIYFVDVTTTLRDVIARAGGVASDGDENAVTVIRDGKATRVVDWQSDFSTKSDLYSGDQVVVGRKSWIKQNLISVLSLLTVVSSLVIAARR; this comes from the coding sequence TTGGTCATAGCCACCCTGGCTATGGGCAGTGCCGCCCATCCCGCACCGCTGGGTGCGCAGCAGCCGGCTCAACAAGGCGACTCCGTTTCCGCGGCAGTTCGCCGCGCGGCGAACGCGCTCGTGCAGCCGGGCGACCGGGTGTGGCTCCACGTGTGGCGCGAGCCCAAGCTCAGCGACACCGTCACGGTTGATGAGCGCGGCCAGGTGCTCTTGCCGAAGATTGGCGTCGTCAACGCGTCGTCAATGAGCATCGCCGCGTTTCGGGATACTGTGCGCGGCCGCTTCGCGGAGTTTTTTCACGATTCGCCGATCGACCTGATCGTACTTCGGCGCATCGCCGTGAACGGCGCGGTGAATCGCCCGAACATCTACTTCGTCGACGTGACGACGACGCTGCGCGACGTGATCGCGCGCGCCGGCGGAGTCGCTTCGGATGGAGACGAGAATGCGGTCACGGTCATTCGTGACGGCAAGGCAACACGCGTGGTCGATTGGCAGAGTGATTTCTCCACGAAGTCCGACCTCTACTCGGGCGACCAGGTCGTCGTCGGCCGAAAGAGCTGGATCAAACAAAATCTCATCTCGGTACTGAGCCTGCTCACCGTCGTTTCGTCACTCGTCATCGCGGCGCGCCGATGA
- a CDS encoding glycosyltransferase encodes MTPRIAIVQEWLITLGGSELVLRELLKTFPDADVFTLVDRMPAEDRQFLGVGKTTTSFLNRLPNIQKRYRSLLPLFPAAVRSLNVSDYDIVISNSHAVAKGVRTHDRQIHLCYCLSPMRYAWDLREQYLRESGLSRGLKGALARTVLEVLRRWDKANTRSVRAFATLSHYIGDRIRRAYGRPSEVIYPPVATDYFGSPAEPSEPEEYYITAGRFVPYKRTDLIASAFRHMPNRRLIIVGDGPDAAKVRAAAGPNVTLVGRVDRARLRSLVQGAKAFIFAAEEDFGIAPVEAQAAGTPVIAFARGGATETVRGLDAAEPTGVFFDTQSDVAIAQAVRLFENLDRPIDTNACRRNAQRFAEDRFRREFESFVAREWERFASEKLARRSAVEVAVEA; translated from the coding sequence GTGACACCACGTATCGCCATCGTTCAGGAGTGGCTGATCACCCTCGGCGGGTCCGAGTTGGTGCTCCGCGAGCTTCTCAAAACGTTTCCCGACGCCGATGTCTTCACCCTGGTCGACCGAATGCCGGCCGAAGATCGGCAGTTTCTGGGAGTGGGGAAGACCACCACGTCGTTCCTGAATCGGCTTCCGAACATCCAGAAGCGATACCGCTCGCTGCTGCCGCTGTTCCCGGCCGCGGTAAGGTCCCTCAATGTAAGCGATTACGACATCGTCATTTCCAATTCGCACGCGGTGGCCAAGGGTGTGCGCACCCACGACCGGCAGATCCACTTGTGTTACTGCCTGTCGCCCATGCGCTACGCGTGGGATCTGCGCGAGCAATATCTCCGCGAGTCAGGCTTGAGCCGCGGCCTCAAGGGCGCCCTCGCGCGAACGGTGCTCGAGGTCTTGAGGCGCTGGGACAAGGCGAACACGCGGTCGGTCAGGGCTTTCGCCACGCTCTCCCACTACATCGGCGACCGCATTCGCCGCGCGTACGGGCGGCCCTCGGAGGTGATCTACCCGCCGGTCGCGACGGACTACTTCGGCAGTCCCGCCGAGCCTTCCGAGCCGGAGGAGTATTACATCACGGCAGGTCGGTTCGTCCCATACAAGCGAACCGACCTCATCGCCAGCGCCTTCCGCCACATGCCCAACCGTCGTCTGATCATCGTAGGAGACGGGCCGGATGCCGCGAAGGTGCGAGCAGCTGCCGGACCGAACGTGACGCTCGTCGGCCGGGTAGACCGCGCACGGCTCCGCTCGCTCGTGCAAGGGGCGAAAGCATTCATCTTCGCGGCCGAGGAGGATTTCGGCATTGCGCCCGTGGAAGCACAGGCGGCCGGTACGCCGGTGATCGCGTTCGCGCGCGGCGGCGCGACGGAAACCGTTCGCGGTCTCGACGCCGCGGAGCCAACGGGGGTGTTCTTCGACACGCAGAGTGACGTAGCGATCGCCCAAGCGGTTCGGCTATTCGAGAATTTGGATAGGCCGATCGACACGAACGCATGTCGTCGCAACGCGCAGCGGTTCGCGGAAGATCGTTTCCGTCGCGAATTCGAATCGTTCGTGGCGCGCGAATGGGAGCGATTCGCGTCGGAAAAGCTCGCCCGCCGGTCCGCCGTCGAAGTCGCGGTGGAGGCCTGA
- a CDS encoding sugar transferase, translating into MPERQTPVVLRNAQPNQANERSEAARERGGKQRLHRRVLVIGAPGDLPRALAHPAVVGRRFSVVDSIAVDVEAPESSGTALVETAELIRGGHVDTLLVAGEIGPSAMRRVADLALAYHCDVLAVMPTEVLAEHEPVVVWSGDSPLVQLTKIPRHPVDNAAKRVMDVMCASIGLIVTAPLMVALATLIRLESRGAPFFPHERVGFRGKKFRCLKLRTMRADAEQVLRADPRMYEEYRQNHFKIPDSVDPRVTRIGRFLRRTSLDELPQLWNVLIGEMSLVGPRPVVEEELEMYGDDRDLVLSVKPGLTGAWAVNGRQAVGYPERCDLELRYVRERTLVQDTRIMFRTAAVVLRPLSPLKPGE; encoded by the coding sequence ATGCCTGAACGACAGACACCCGTTGTGCTTCGCAATGCGCAGCCCAATCAAGCCAACGAACGCAGTGAAGCAGCTCGGGAACGTGGCGGCAAACAGCGACTGCACCGTCGCGTGCTCGTCATCGGCGCCCCCGGCGATCTGCCGCGCGCGCTCGCACACCCGGCGGTCGTAGGACGGCGCTTCTCCGTCGTCGATTCCATCGCCGTCGACGTCGAAGCACCGGAATCGAGCGGCACCGCGCTCGTCGAGACCGCGGAGTTGATTCGCGGCGGCCACGTCGACACGCTGCTCGTGGCGGGTGAGATCGGACCGTCCGCGATGCGGCGCGTCGCCGACCTCGCGCTCGCGTATCATTGCGACGTGCTCGCCGTGATGCCGACGGAAGTGCTGGCCGAGCACGAGCCGGTGGTGGTGTGGAGCGGCGACAGCCCGCTCGTCCAGCTCACCAAGATTCCGCGCCATCCCGTCGACAACGCGGCCAAGCGCGTGATGGACGTCATGTGCGCCTCGATCGGGCTGATCGTGACGGCTCCGCTCATGGTCGCCCTCGCCACGCTCATTCGTCTCGAGTCGCGCGGTGCACCGTTCTTCCCGCACGAGCGCGTCGGATTCCGTGGAAAGAAATTCCGCTGCCTCAAGCTGCGCACCATGCGCGCCGACGCCGAGCAGGTGTTGCGCGCGGATCCGCGAATGTACGAGGAGTACCGGCAGAATCATTTCAAGATTCCTGACAGTGTCGATCCGCGCGTGACGCGCATCGGCCGCTTTTTGCGCCGCACCAGTCTCGACGAACTGCCGCAGCTGTGGAACGTGCTCATCGGCGAGATGTCGCTCGTCGGTCCGCGGCCCGTGGTCGAGGAAGAGCTGGAGATGTACGGCGACGACCGCGACCTCGTGCTGTCGGTGAAGCCGGGCCTGACCGGCGCCTGGGCCGTGAATGGCAGGCAGGCGGTCGGCTATCCGGAACGCTGCGACCTGGAATTGCGTTATGTTCGAGAGCGCACGCTCGTTCAGGACACGCGCATCATGTTCCGCACGGCCGCGGTCGTGCTGCGCCCTCTCAGCCCCCTCAAGCCGGGCGAATAG
- a CDS encoding capsule assembly Wzi family protein, whose translation MQLKWALAAVAMTILPLHRHSSAGAQVLIGSPEDDRRRIAQILGTRSAAGEMIRSPSSTIEADSLSRLPVVGLVRPVIDGTYNAQLPFSIDDGALWAGRGASTRLTVGIDGRVGPVRYLAAPELMHSANLAFSDLPSNIPGRSSFASPFYAGPRSIDLPERFGREPFSTITPGQSAVWVSARGADIGASTENQWWGPAIQNALVMSNNAAGIPSVFVRTNRPWQTRIGSFEAKAVAGGLTESRYFDTVSTNDVRALSGVVATYSPSVEPNVTVGVSRVVYANAPRASNIAGNALGALTRWSTTRVDSTATGSDAFDDMMSFFGRWIFPASGLEVYAEWARMLPPVSLRDWLIAPQYTQGFTIGMQVARPIRAGAVLRFQAEFTDLEQTPPSRAGDTLTYYTSRAVAQGYTQRGQAIGAAIGPGGSSQLVAVDYMPARWDVGLFAERIRWNNDVYYLQPSGFSFFAQDVSVMGGLRGTFRWRRSEVHAEFSLSQRLNFLFQALRGGFGPERSNDAQDHSLRFWIVP comes from the coding sequence ATGCAATTGAAATGGGCACTCGCGGCGGTGGCGATGACCATCCTGCCGCTGCATCGCCATTCGAGCGCGGGCGCGCAGGTGTTGATTGGCAGTCCTGAGGACGACCGCCGACGCATCGCGCAAATACTCGGAACGCGTTCGGCGGCGGGTGAAATGATCCGCTCGCCGTCGTCGACGATCGAAGCGGACTCGCTATCGCGACTGCCGGTCGTCGGACTTGTGAGGCCCGTGATCGACGGCACGTACAACGCGCAGCTGCCATTCTCGATCGATGACGGCGCGCTGTGGGCCGGCCGGGGCGCGAGCACGCGGCTCACCGTCGGCATCGACGGACGGGTGGGCCCGGTGCGCTATCTCGCGGCGCCCGAGCTCATGCACAGCGCCAATCTTGCCTTCAGCGATTTACCGTCGAACATTCCGGGCCGAAGCAGCTTCGCGTCGCCCTTCTACGCGGGCCCCAGATCGATCGATCTGCCCGAGCGCTTCGGGCGTGAGCCATTCAGCACGATCACGCCGGGCCAGTCGGCGGTGTGGGTGAGCGCGCGCGGCGCGGACATCGGCGCCTCCACCGAGAATCAGTGGTGGGGTCCCGCGATTCAGAATGCGCTCGTCATGAGCAACAATGCCGCGGGCATTCCGTCGGTGTTCGTGCGAACGAATCGCCCGTGGCAGACGCGCATCGGCAGTTTCGAGGCGAAGGCTGTGGCCGGCGGACTCACCGAGTCGCGGTATTTCGACACGGTGTCGACGAACGACGTGCGTGCGTTGAGCGGCGTCGTCGCGACGTATTCGCCAAGTGTCGAGCCGAATGTCACCGTCGGCGTCTCGCGTGTCGTCTACGCGAACGCGCCGCGTGCGTCGAACATCGCCGGCAATGCGCTCGGCGCGCTGACGCGGTGGAGCACGACGCGCGTCGATTCGACGGCGACGGGCTCCGACGCCTTCGACGACATGATGTCGTTCTTCGGCCGCTGGATTTTTCCCGCGAGCGGGTTGGAGGTTTATGCGGAGTGGGCGCGCATGCTACCGCCGGTGTCGTTGCGCGACTGGCTCATTGCGCCGCAGTACACGCAGGGCTTCACGATCGGTATGCAGGTGGCGCGACCGATTCGCGCGGGCGCGGTCCTCAGGTTTCAAGCGGAATTCACGGATCTCGAACAAACCCCGCCGTCGCGCGCCGGCGACACGCTGACGTATTACACGAGCCGCGCGGTGGCGCAGGGCTACACGCAGCGCGGCCAGGCGATCGGCGCGGCGATCGGGCCCGGTGGATCGAGCCAGCTCGTGGCCGTCGACTACATGCCCGCGCGATGGGACGTCGGCCTGTTCGCCGAGCGCATTCGGTGGAACAACGACGTGTATTATCTGCAGCCGAGCGGTTTCTCGTTCTTCGCGCAGGACGTGAGCGTGATGGGCGGATTGCGCGGAACGTTTCGCTGGCGGAGGAGCGAGGTGCACGCCGAGTTCAGTCTATCGCAGCGGCTCAACTTTCTGTTTCAGGCGCTGCGAGGCGGGTTCGGCCCCGAGCGCTCTAACGACGCGCAGGATCACTCGTTGCGATTCTGGATCGTGCCGTAA
- a CDS encoding glycosyltransferase family 4 protein, giving the protein MTRIVFLDHSPIIGGAQLALAEHIRHLDRDRFEAHVVCGRDEPEMTRRFRDAGAAVHEFDWPRLRALSPLRVPHLIGRARALRRLVLGLRPDVVVANTSRTAYMSALALAGSGAHVVWWVRDFEFGRRVFRLLERSATRIVCVSHAIREFYGGTGDPRFDVVYVGSGLHARLAEIGAGDIAAERARWGLDASDLVVGYMGRLVEGKGPQDLVAAAERLAGEFPRLRVLIVGTGRGQTGDNERALHDLVAARGLEPIVRFAGFQSNEALYYRLFDVFVLTSRYREAMPTSAIQAMMAETPVVATNTGGTPEVVVDGETGLLVPPANPDALAAAIGRVLRDPGLARRLTEAGAARTAAAHREERVSAQLMSIYELICAN; this is encoded by the coding sequence GTGACGCGCATCGTCTTCCTCGACCACAGCCCAATCATCGGCGGCGCGCAGCTCGCGCTCGCCGAGCACATTCGGCATTTGGACCGCGATCGTTTCGAGGCGCACGTGGTTTGCGGGCGAGATGAACCGGAGATGACACGCCGTTTTCGCGATGCCGGCGCGGCCGTCCACGAGTTCGACTGGCCGCGGCTGCGTGCGCTGTCGCCGCTTCGCGTTCCGCACCTGATCGGCCGAGCGCGTGCGCTGCGCCGGCTCGTGCTCGGGCTCCGGCCCGACGTCGTCGTCGCCAACACGTCGCGCACCGCGTACATGTCGGCCCTCGCGCTCGCCGGGAGCGGCGCGCACGTCGTGTGGTGGGTGCGCGACTTCGAGTTCGGGCGGCGCGTCTTTCGACTGCTCGAGCGATCGGCGACGCGCATCGTGTGCGTGTCGCACGCCATCCGGGAGTTTTACGGCGGCACCGGCGATCCGCGCTTTGACGTCGTGTATGTTGGCAGCGGATTGCACGCCCGGCTCGCCGAAATCGGTGCGGGCGACATCGCCGCGGAGCGAGCGCGCTGGGGACTCGACGCATCGGACCTCGTCGTCGGCTACATGGGCCGGCTCGTCGAGGGAAAGGGTCCGCAGGACCTCGTCGCCGCGGCCGAGCGACTGGCCGGTGAGTTTCCGCGTTTGCGGGTGCTGATCGTCGGGACAGGGCGCGGGCAGACCGGCGACAACGAACGGGCGCTGCACGATCTCGTGGCCGCGCGCGGACTCGAGCCGATCGTTCGATTCGCGGGCTTTCAGTCGAACGAAGCGCTCTACTACCGTCTGTTCGACGTCTTCGTGCTGACGTCGCGGTATCGCGAGGCGATGCCGACGTCGGCGATTCAGGCCATGATGGCGGAGACGCCCGTGGTCGCGACGAACACGGGCGGTACGCCGGAGGTGGTCGTCGACGGCGAGACGGGGCTTCTGGTGCCGCCAGCGAATCCCGACGCGCTGGCGGCCGCGATCGGGCGCGTGCTCCGGGACCCCGGCCTGGCGCGGCGCCTGACCGAGGCGGGTGCCGCGCGCACCGCCGCGGCGCACCGCGAAGAACGCGTCTCGGCGCAACTCATGAGTATATATGAATTAATATGTGCTAATTAA
- a CDS encoding glycosyltransferase: MTTPRVTIVTASYNQRRFIGACIESVRAQSYDDWEQVVVDDGSTDGTADVAESFGDPRIRVLRLPHRGLTHLAESYNAALAASRGSLVAVLEGDDLWPADKLATQVAAFDDSDVFLSWGRALAVDDKGRTLRPLSTVRTDAPWRDFDAVEVFRRLARTNVLAPAASVMMRRSMLDAVGGFQQGGSSYFVDLATWLTLTARTRGRVRFVNHTLAHYRVHEHQTTQRFGREMDAEHVGVVLDVAARLDGDTQARLGWDTLRRETEAAGVVAAARRALAASDYGAARRSFSRALVRARTWPDRAKAALGLVSALAHVDLLGKALAARASYLSGD; encoded by the coding sequence ATGACCACACCGCGGGTCACGATCGTCACCGCCAGCTACAACCAACGCCGCTTCATCGGCGCCTGCATCGAGAGCGTGCGCGCGCAGTCGTATGACGACTGGGAGCAGGTGGTGGTGGACGACGGCTCGACCGATGGCACGGCCGATGTCGCGGAGAGCTTCGGCGATCCGCGCATCCGCGTGCTGCGTCTGCCGCATCGCGGCCTGACCCATCTCGCCGAGTCCTACAACGCGGCGCTCGCGGCATCGCGCGGTAGCCTGGTGGCGGTGCTCGAAGGCGACGATCTGTGGCCGGCGGACAAGCTGGCGACGCAAGTCGCGGCCTTCGACGACAGCGACGTGTTCCTGTCATGGGGCCGCGCGCTGGCGGTGGATGACAAGGGCCGCACACTGCGCCCGTTGTCGACGGTGCGGACCGACGCGCCGTGGCGGGATTTCGACGCGGTCGAGGTGTTTCGTCGTCTCGCGCGGACGAACGTTCTGGCCCCGGCGGCATCCGTCATGATGCGGCGAAGCATGCTCGACGCGGTGGGCGGGTTTCAACAGGGCGGATCGTCCTACTTCGTCGATCTGGCGACGTGGCTGACGTTGACGGCTCGCACTCGCGGCCGCGTGCGATTCGTGAATCACACGCTGGCGCACTATCGCGTGCACGAGCACCAGACGACGCAGCGGTTCGGCCGTGAAATGGACGCCGAGCATGTGGGCGTGGTGCTCGACGTGGCGGCGCGGCTGGACGGCGACACGCAGGCGCGGCTGGGGTGGGATACGCTGCGCCGGGAGACGGAGGCGGCCGGCGTGGTGGCCGCGGCGCGGCGTGCGTTGGCGGCGTCGGACTACGGCGCGGCGCGGCGGAGCTTTTCGCGGGCGCTGGTGCGGGCGCGCACGTGGCCGGATCGCGCGAAGGCGGCGCTCGGCCTCGTCTCGGCGCTGGCGCACGTCGACTTGCTTGGCAAGGCGCTGGCGGCGCGCGCGTCGTACTTGAGCGGTGATTAG
- a CDS encoding flippase: MSDSRRLAHNTALNFAGQVAPMAAALVSTPLLIHGLGIDRFGVLTLAWVIVGYFGFVDLGLGRALTHAVASRLGSQQEEELETLGWTALMLMFALGTVGALVLTVATPALVGRVMHIPDALQPETTRAFYILAASLPIVVSTAGFRGIIEAHQHFGIATALRIPLAVFSYVAPLAVLPFTKRLDAVILVLVLGRFMGWAAHFTVCIKRYWFLSRRIIVRRHVVLPLLRVGGWMTVSNVVSPLMTYVDRFFVSARFPMADVAYYGTPYDAVSKLLTFPTAVVGVLFPAFAESFAKSRERTIVLFNAGIRTMLIVLFPAVLILVTLPHEILLLWIRRADVAQAGAPVLQWIAVGVLINAVGYVGFVALQGVGRADLTGKLNLLELPLYIAALWTLGSRFGLPGVAMAWTLRVTVDTTMLCILSARFLGAAARPSLRSAIWVFLAAALGAGAALDTTRERLLFTVVILLAYVPTAWFLLISREERGVVRALLANPFDRNGDSGRRAA, encoded by the coding sequence ATGTCCGACTCCAGACGACTCGCGCACAACACGGCGCTCAACTTCGCGGGCCAGGTCGCTCCCATGGCCGCCGCGCTGGTGTCGACGCCGCTGCTCATTCATGGGCTGGGCATCGATCGCTTCGGCGTGCTGACGCTCGCGTGGGTGATCGTCGGCTACTTCGGTTTCGTCGACCTGGGGTTGGGGCGCGCGCTCACGCACGCCGTCGCGAGCCGCCTCGGATCGCAGCAGGAGGAAGAGCTCGAGACGCTCGGCTGGACGGCGCTCATGCTCATGTTCGCGCTCGGCACCGTCGGGGCGCTCGTGCTCACCGTCGCGACGCCGGCACTCGTCGGACGCGTGATGCACATTCCCGACGCGCTGCAACCGGAAACCACGCGCGCGTTCTACATCCTCGCGGCGTCGCTGCCCATCGTCGTCTCGACCGCCGGGTTCCGCGGCATCATCGAGGCGCATCAGCACTTTGGTATTGCCACGGCGCTCCGCATTCCACTGGCGGTATTCTCGTACGTCGCCCCACTCGCGGTCCTGCCGTTCACGAAGCGCCTCGACGCGGTGATTCTGGTGCTCGTGCTCGGCCGTTTCATGGGCTGGGCGGCGCACTTTACCGTGTGCATCAAACGCTACTGGTTCCTGAGCCGCCGCATCATCGTGCGCCGTCACGTCGTGCTCCCGTTGTTGCGCGTCGGCGGGTGGATGACGGTGAGCAACGTGGTCAGTCCGTTGATGACGTACGTCGATCGCTTTTTCGTCAGCGCGCGGTTTCCCATGGCCGACGTCGCCTACTACGGAACGCCGTATGACGCGGTGAGCAAGCTGCTGACGTTTCCCACCGCCGTGGTGGGTGTGCTCTTTCCCGCGTTCGCCGAAAGCTTCGCGAAAAGCCGGGAGCGCACGATCGTGTTGTTCAACGCGGGCATTCGCACGATGCTCATCGTGCTGTTCCCCGCGGTGCTGATTCTCGTCACGCTGCCGCACGAGATCCTCCTGCTGTGGATCCGCCGCGCCGACGTTGCGCAGGCAGGCGCGCCGGTGCTGCAGTGGATCGCCGTCGGTGTGCTCATCAACGCCGTCGGCTACGTCGGCTTCGTGGCGCTGCAGGGCGTCGGCCGCGCCGATCTCACGGGAAAGCTCAACTTGCTCGAGCTGCCGTTGTACATCGCCGCCCTGTGGACACTCGGCAGCAGGTTTGGACTGCCCGGGGTCGCGATGGCGTGGACGCTCCGCGTCACCGTCGACACGACGATGCTCTGCATTCTCTCGGCACGGTTCCTTGGCGCCGCCGCGCGGCCGTCGCTGCGCAGCGCGATCTGGGTCTTCCTGGCCGCGGCGCTGGGGGCCGGCGCCGCGCTCGACACCACTCGTGAGCGTTTACTATTTACAGTTGTCATATTGCTCGCCTACGTGCCCACGGCGTGGTTCCTGCTCATCTCGCGCGAGGAGCGTGGCGTGGTCCGCGCGCTCCTGGCGAACCCGTTCGACCGAAACGGCGACTCCGGACGGAGAGCGGCGTGA